Proteins encoded together in one Prochlorococcus marinus str. MIT 9211 window:
- a CDS encoding FAD-binding oxidoreductase has product MNNRLPDNFFKDLARVDGLIIISSANEIQRYSRDFYDYSPILLEKLGHCCADFVVKPLAIDAVIAVAGICYKYSIPLTLRGAGTGNYGQCVPLQGGVVMLMGALNKIRKFDSFTGQVIVECGCLMGDLDNYLSTKGRQLRILPSTWRTASIGGFIAGGSGGIGSIRWGFLRDPGHLLALEVVTTEKDPKILQLNSRSSESLNHAYGTNGIITALTLATSSLIQWQQVVIDCENWSDAVHLLQSCANASVNLFLGSLLEKEIIEAIPNWSGVSHGKHRLLLLVAPDGVTTIERLSSSIGARFKDLGGEGRGNGLRELTWNHTTLHMRSIDSNWTYLQMLLPQNEVEAMNIIRKKWGKSILWHLEAVRQQGAQRIAALPLVRWQGEESLGELINDCKKVGAVIFNPHVISVEDGGLGIIDSDQVNTKKIFDPKGILNPGKLRGWT; this is encoded by the coding sequence ATGAATAATAGATTGCCAGATAATTTTTTTAAAGATCTTGCTCGTGTTGATGGACTAATTATCATATCTTCTGCCAATGAAATTCAAAGATATTCTCGAGATTTTTATGACTATTCACCAATCCTATTAGAAAAACTTGGCCATTGTTGTGCTGATTTTGTAGTTAAACCATTGGCAATTGATGCAGTTATTGCAGTAGCCGGTATTTGTTATAAGTATTCCATCCCTTTGACTTTGCGAGGTGCAGGAACTGGCAATTATGGTCAGTGCGTTCCTCTTCAAGGGGGAGTGGTCATGCTAATGGGAGCTCTTAATAAGATAAGAAAATTTGATTCTTTTACAGGCCAAGTAATTGTTGAATGCGGTTGTTTAATGGGTGATTTGGACAATTATCTTTCAACAAAGGGACGTCAGTTGAGAATCTTGCCAAGCACCTGGAGAACGGCATCTATTGGGGGATTTATTGCAGGAGGTTCAGGAGGTATAGGGTCAATTAGGTGGGGCTTTTTGCGAGACCCAGGACACTTGCTTGCTCTAGAAGTTGTGACCACTGAAAAAGATCCAAAAATATTGCAATTAAATTCTCGTTCTTCAGAGTCGCTCAACCATGCATACGGAACTAATGGAATTATTACAGCATTAACTTTGGCGACTTCTTCTTTAATCCAATGGCAACAGGTAGTAATTGATTGTGAAAACTGGTCTGATGCTGTTCATCTTTTGCAAAGTTGTGCAAATGCATCTGTAAATCTTTTTTTGGGAAGCTTGCTGGAAAAGGAGATTATTGAAGCTATTCCTAATTGGAGCGGAGTTAGCCATGGTAAGCATCGCTTGCTTCTGTTAGTTGCTCCAGATGGCGTTACTACTATTGAAAGGCTCTCTTCCAGCATTGGAGCTAGGTTTAAAGATTTAGGCGGGGAAGGTAGAGGTAATGGATTGAGGGAACTGACATGGAACCACACCACATTGCATATGAGATCTATTGATTCAAATTGGACTTATCTTCAAATGCTTCTACCGCAAAATGAGGTTGAGGCAATGAACATTATTAGAAAAAAATGGGGTAAGAGTATTCTTTGGCATCTTGAGGCTGTTCGCCAGCAAGGAGCTCAACGAATAGCTGCTTTGCCACTTGTTAGATGGCAAGGCGAAGAGTCTTTGGGGGAATTAATTAATGATTGCAAGAAGGTTGGAGCAGTTATCTTTAATCCGCATGTAATTAGTGTTGAGGATGGCGGACTAGGAATTATTGATAGTGATCAAGTAAATACTAAAAAGATTTTTGATCCAAAAGGCATACTTAATCCAGGTAAATTAAGAGGGTGGACCTAG
- a CDS encoding bifunctional folylpolyglutamate synthase/dihydrofolate synthase, whose product MINFTVDGDDEIENLLSLYKARGISLELNRMQAALKNLGNPYNEIPAIQVIGTNGKGSIVSFLESCLKEARIKIGCSTSPHLVSWRERIRINGQEISSQDFLKILTKFQAIAKSYRLTPFELIILSAFDYFYSNQVELMVLEVGLGGKLDATTAHPFRPLIAIGGIGLDHCEYLGNTLTAITKEKAAVISYGSTVISSPQEPEVKRVIEKVVSKNNARIIWVEPLSKDWELGIAGEIQRTNAAVAKGILEALPSFGWEVNQTTIRRGLSLAKWPGRLQKASWGNMPLILDGAHNEHAANQLAKERLLWPSESNGIFWIFGIQAHKDGPEIIRKLLKVNDLGWVVPVPNTKSWSKSNLCKTYPEMSNQLNEANSVAKVLEKISSGEMCKDKKTIVITGSLLLIGNLLRKDLLLF is encoded by the coding sequence TTGATTAACTTCACAGTCGATGGCGATGACGAAATTGAAAACCTTCTAAGTTTATATAAGGCTAGAGGTATAAGTCTTGAATTAAATAGGATGCAAGCAGCTCTAAAAAATCTTGGCAATCCTTACAACGAAATTCCTGCAATACAAGTTATAGGAACAAATGGGAAAGGTTCAATTGTAAGTTTTCTTGAGAGCTGCCTAAAAGAAGCAAGAATTAAAATTGGATGTAGCACCTCTCCTCATCTCGTAAGCTGGCGCGAGCGAATTCGCATTAATGGGCAAGAAATATCTTCTCAAGACTTTCTGAAAATTCTTACCAAATTCCAAGCAATCGCAAAAAGCTACCGCTTAACCCCATTTGAACTAATAATACTTTCTGCATTTGATTATTTTTACAGCAATCAAGTTGAGTTAATGGTTTTAGAGGTGGGGCTAGGAGGAAAACTCGATGCAACAACAGCACATCCTTTCAGACCTTTAATAGCTATTGGAGGAATTGGCTTAGACCATTGTGAATATCTGGGAAATACTTTAACAGCAATTACTAAAGAAAAAGCCGCTGTGATTTCATATGGAAGTACTGTAATTAGTTCACCCCAGGAACCAGAAGTAAAAAGAGTTATTGAGAAAGTTGTATCTAAAAATAATGCAAGAATTATATGGGTAGAGCCATTATCTAAAGATTGGGAATTAGGTATAGCTGGTGAAATTCAAAGAACAAACGCCGCAGTAGCTAAAGGAATTTTAGAAGCCTTACCAAGCTTTGGATGGGAAGTCAATCAAACAACAATTCGTAGAGGGCTGTCCCTAGCAAAATGGCCAGGAAGGCTTCAAAAAGCAAGCTGGGGGAATATGCCATTAATTTTAGATGGAGCCCATAATGAACATGCAGCCAATCAATTAGCTAAAGAACGATTGCTCTGGCCATCAGAAAGCAATGGAATTTTTTGGATTTTTGGCATTCAAGCGCATAAAGATGGTCCTGAGATAATTAGGAAATTGCTAAAAGTCAATGATCTTGGATGGGTTGTTCCAGTTCCAAATACTAAAAGTTGGAGCAAAAGTAATCTTTGCAAAACATATCCTGAAATGTCGAATCAATTAAATGAAGCCAATAGCGTGGCAAAAGTCCTAGAGAAGATTTCATCTGGAGAGATGTGTAAGGATAAAAAAACCATTGTAATAACTGGTTCCTTACTTCTTATAGGAAACCTTTTAAGAAAAGACTTACTTCTCTTTTAA
- a CDS encoding cell division protein FtsQ/DivIB: MKRRSSKRISLKDLSPLLINLWRLTFFSVISFTFGFLIFKNGWEEIDTSQIHIEGNSYLDKDLIIQGMGIKLPSPLLAINPKQIEENLLKKLPIKATKSGRIITPPTIYIQILERKPIAFATRTTVNGIEQGMLDAEAHWIPIYDQIQAKKILNKQSMHIQGWSENQKELISYIINNQEKLSSPLEKIILSPNGDISFKTRDFEFIYLGSNHSLLKKQISTLSHLMKALPSQFKNKKTTIDLKDPSNPKLLLE, translated from the coding sequence GTGAAAAGAAGAAGTTCCAAAAGAATCTCTCTCAAAGATCTTTCTCCTCTTCTTATAAACCTATGGAGATTAACTTTTTTTAGCGTTATATCATTTACATTCGGCTTCTTAATCTTCAAGAATGGCTGGGAGGAAATTGATACTAGTCAAATTCATATAGAAGGCAATAGTTATTTAGACAAGGACTTAATAATCCAAGGCATGGGAATCAAACTCCCTTCTCCTCTTCTAGCAATCAACCCCAAACAAATTGAAGAGAATCTCTTAAAAAAACTACCCATAAAAGCAACAAAATCAGGTCGAATCATTACACCACCAACAATTTATATACAAATACTCGAAAGAAAACCAATTGCCTTCGCTACAAGGACTACTGTAAATGGCATTGAACAAGGCATGCTAGACGCAGAAGCTCATTGGATTCCTATATACGATCAAATTCAAGCAAAAAAGATCCTTAACAAACAAAGTATGCATATTCAGGGTTGGTCTGAGAATCAAAAGGAACTGATCTCATACATCATTAATAATCAAGAAAAGCTCAGTAGTCCTCTAGAAAAGATAATTTTGAGCCCCAATGGAGACATCAGCTTTAAAACAAGGGATTTTGAGTTCATCTATTTAGGCAGTAATCATAGTTTGTTAAAAAAACAAATTTCTACCCTTTCTCACCTTATGAAGGCTTTACCAAGTCAGTTTAAAAACAAGAAAACGACTATTGATCTAAAAGACCCCTCAAATCCCAAATTACTATTGGAATAG
- the panB gene encoding 3-methyl-2-oxobutanoate hydroxymethyltransferase: protein MIPKELALLKELGKPITVLTAWDSLSSAIVEAAGADVVLVGDSLAMFVHGHTSTLPVTLEQMLLHAQAVGRGFVNPAEKQPLVVCDLPFLSFQCGEDRAVSAAGTLLKHSCTSAVKIEGAEPEVLKVIERLIRMGIPVMGHLGLTPQSVNNLGYRKQAEDPISQKKIMRQGIQLEEAGCFAIVLEHVPETLALQLKSKLRVPVIGIGAGENCDGQVRVTADLLGLTKKQPPFSKPLIKGREIFVGALKNWVEQQRT from the coding sequence ATGATTCCAAAGGAATTAGCTCTACTTAAAGAGCTAGGAAAACCAATCACAGTCCTTACTGCATGGGATAGCTTGTCATCGGCAATTGTTGAGGCTGCAGGAGCAGATGTTGTACTAGTAGGAGATTCCTTGGCCATGTTTGTTCATGGTCATACATCAACATTACCTGTAACACTTGAGCAAATGCTCCTTCATGCACAGGCTGTAGGGAGAGGTTTCGTTAATCCAGCCGAAAAACAACCTTTAGTTGTGTGTGATCTGCCCTTCCTAAGTTTTCAATGCGGAGAAGATAGAGCCGTTTCAGCTGCAGGGACTTTACTAAAGCACTCATGTACTTCTGCTGTAAAAATTGAAGGTGCCGAACCGGAAGTTCTAAAAGTTATCGAACGTTTAATAAGAATGGGAATACCTGTAATGGGACATCTTGGATTGACGCCTCAATCAGTTAACAATCTTGGTTATCGAAAACAAGCCGAAGATCCAATCAGTCAAAAAAAAATCATGCGTCAGGGTATTCAATTAGAGGAAGCTGGATGCTTTGCAATAGTTTTAGAGCATGTTCCAGAGACGCTTGCTCTTCAATTGAAAAGCAAACTAAGAGTTCCTGTCATCGGAATAGGCGCTGGTGAAAACTGCGATGGACAAGTAAGAGTGACAGCTGACTTACTTGGTCTTACGAAAAAACAACCACCTTTTAGCAAGCCCCTTATAAAAGGACGGGAAATATTTGTTGGTGCTCTTAAAAACTGGGTTGAGCAACAGCGGACTTAG
- a CDS encoding aspartate aminotransferase family protein has protein sequence MQTYKRLPISLVKGQGAWVWDDKGKKYIDAVAGIATCTLGHSDRKLRKALINQLRKIQHVSNLYQIPEQEELAKWLIKKSCADSAFFCNSGAEANEAAIKLARKYGHKERQIDRPVILCANGSFHGRTLAALSATGQEKYHEGFKPLVEGFAFFKFNDSASFQELHDQIEANGPRIAAVLIEPIQGEGGIRPGNKKFFKLLRDICTKNKILLIFDEVQSGMGRTGRLWGYQNLEVEPDALTIAKGLGGGHAIGALLVKNNANIFEPGDHASTFGGNPFACRAGLTIAKAIEERNLLEETLSRGKQLREGLQSIVKDHLDHLEEVRGIGLIQGLVIKNQSDLTSQIIVEEAINQGLLIISAGQKVVRMVPPLVITKRQVDFIIDRLSKTLVNII, from the coding sequence ATGCAAACATATAAACGCCTGCCAATTAGCCTGGTAAAAGGCCAAGGTGCTTGGGTTTGGGACGATAAAGGTAAGAAATATATTGATGCCGTTGCAGGAATTGCCACTTGTACTCTTGGACATAGTGATAGAAAACTACGCAAGGCATTAATCAATCAACTAAGAAAAATCCAACACGTTTCCAACCTTTATCAAATCCCAGAACAAGAAGAGCTTGCGAAATGGTTGATAAAGAAAAGTTGTGCAGACAGTGCTTTTTTCTGCAATAGCGGTGCGGAAGCCAACGAAGCAGCCATCAAGCTAGCCCGCAAGTATGGGCATAAAGAAAGGCAAATAGATCGGCCCGTTATCCTTTGCGCAAATGGAAGCTTCCATGGAAGAACACTTGCAGCGTTAAGTGCTACCGGTCAAGAAAAGTATCATGAAGGTTTTAAGCCTTTAGTAGAAGGGTTTGCATTTTTCAAATTCAACGATTCGGCATCCTTTCAAGAATTACATGATCAAATTGAAGCTAATGGGCCAAGAATTGCTGCTGTATTAATTGAACCAATTCAAGGAGAAGGAGGTATTAGACCAGGCAATAAGAAATTTTTTAAATTACTAAGAGATATATGTACTAAAAACAAAATCTTATTGATCTTTGATGAGGTTCAATCAGGCATGGGAAGAACAGGAAGGTTATGGGGCTATCAAAATCTTGAAGTGGAGCCAGATGCTTTAACTATTGCAAAAGGGTTAGGAGGTGGGCATGCGATTGGAGCATTATTAGTAAAAAATAATGCCAATATTTTTGAGCCTGGTGATCATGCAAGTACTTTTGGGGGCAATCCGTTTGCTTGCAGAGCAGGCTTAACTATTGCGAAAGCGATAGAGGAACGTAATCTTCTAGAAGAAACTTTATCTAGAGGGAAACAACTAAGAGAAGGTCTTCAAAGTATTGTTAAAGATCATTTAGATCATTTAGAAGAAGTGAGGGGGATTGGATTAATCCAAGGACTAGTTATTAAAAATCAGTCAGACTTAACATCACAAATCATAGTCGAAGAAGCAATTAATCAAGGACTATTAATTATTTCTGCTGGTCAAAAAGTAGTAAGAATGGTACCTCCTCTTGTTATCACAAAGAGACAAGTGGATTTCATAATAGATCGTCTAAGTAAGACCTTAGTTAATATTATTTAA
- a CDS encoding amidohydrolase family protein produces MIGKRTEDLDISSLEAFVPRGLISQNLASKVTLDGLSPIRITWHQDRITKLEAIDIPNRSSLKLLLPRFVEPHAHIDKAFTWQNFPNLEGSYEGALKANLQEHLTRSVMQVRLSAERCLQLALKNGLRAIRSHVDSFGPFADQTWEVLVDLQNEWKQLIQLQFVAMVPLDYWSTKNGKTFARKVACHQGLLGGVLTPPFCKRETRDHLYKLFNLANDFGCGVDLHIDESHISPGAGLRQLINVLDQIDLKVPLTCSHLSSMSLLGKRSLVECADRLAHHEVNVVAMPLTNSWLLGDKELSPPLERPLAPIGHLQNAGVNVAIGGDNVQDPWFPGGNFDPLSLMAFSLPIAQLAPWNRLGLSPFTTSASRVMGMDWDGTFSLGSPADFIYLEAKNWSEVLASPPKRNVIIKGKHLHEKSFDLNQSTFKNYLK; encoded by the coding sequence ATGATTGGCAAAAGAACAGAAGATTTAGATATTTCTTCTCTTGAGGCTTTTGTTCCTAGAGGCTTAATTAGTCAAAATTTAGCTTCAAAAGTTACTCTGGATGGGCTTTCTCCCATTCGTATTACTTGGCATCAGGACCGTATTACTAAGCTGGAAGCAATTGATATACCTAATAGATCATCATTAAAACTTCTTCTTCCTAGATTCGTTGAACCTCATGCTCATATTGATAAAGCATTTACTTGGCAAAACTTCCCAAATTTAGAGGGGAGCTACGAGGGTGCTTTAAAAGCAAACCTTCAAGAGCATCTAACCCGCTCAGTTATGCAAGTTCGACTTAGTGCGGAGAGATGTTTACAGCTTGCTTTGAAAAATGGGCTGAGGGCAATTAGAAGTCATGTTGATAGTTTTGGGCCTTTTGCAGATCAAACATGGGAGGTTCTAGTTGATCTTCAAAATGAATGGAAGCAATTAATTCAATTGCAATTTGTAGCAATGGTCCCTTTGGATTATTGGAGCACTAAAAATGGTAAAACTTTTGCTAGAAAGGTCGCATGTCATCAAGGACTCTTAGGAGGTGTGCTTACCCCACCTTTTTGTAAAAGGGAGACTAGAGATCACTTATATAAATTATTCAACCTGGCTAATGATTTTGGTTGTGGAGTTGATTTACATATAGATGAATCACATATTTCTCCAGGTGCTGGATTGAGGCAATTGATAAACGTTCTTGATCAGATTGACTTAAAAGTTCCTTTAACTTGTAGTCATTTAAGTAGCATGAGCCTTCTAGGGAAACGATCGTTGGTTGAATGTGCAGATCGACTGGCCCACCATGAAGTAAATGTGGTGGCAATGCCTTTAACTAATTCTTGGTTGCTTGGGGACAAAGAACTAAGCCCACCCTTAGAAAGGCCATTGGCTCCTATTGGGCATCTTCAAAATGCAGGAGTAAATGTTGCTATAGGAGGAGATAATGTTCAAGACCCTTGGTTCCCTGGCGGAAACTTTGATCCTCTTTCTTTGATGGCTTTCTCATTGCCTATAGCGCAGTTGGCACCATGGAATAGATTAGGACTTTCCCCTTTCACAACTTCAGCTTCCAGAGTAATGGGAATGGATTGGGATGGAACTTTTTCATTAGGTAGCCCTGCAGACTTTATTTACTTAGAGGCAAAAAATTGGTCAGAGGTGCTTGCCTCTCCACCTAAGCGAAATGTAATAATTAAAGGTAAACATCTTCATGAGAAGAGTTTTGATTTGAACCAATCTACTTTTAAAAATTATTTAAAATGA
- the miaB gene encoding tRNA (N6-isopentenyl adenosine(37)-C2)-methylthiotransferase MiaB — protein sequence MNKADSERMAGILERMGYKQAEEELQADLVLYNTCTIRDNAEQKVYSYLGRQALRKKLFPQLKLIVAGCVAQQEGESLLRRVPELDLVMGPQHANRLETLLNKVETGQQVLATEELYIIEDLTTARRDSSICAWVNVIYGCNERCTYCVVPSVRGKEQSRTPPAIKREIENLANTGFKEVTLLGQNIDAYGRDLPGTTPQGRKKNTLTDLLYYIHDIEGIERIRFATSHPRYFTSRLIEACAELPKVCEHFHIPFQSGDDEILNQMRRGYKIKTYKKIIGRIRELMPNASITADVIVAFPGETNEQFQRSLSLVEEIGFDQLNTAAYSPRPNTPAALWPNQIPEEIKIERLRKLNSLVEIKAKERNVRYKDRVEEVLAENTNPKDKQQLMGRTRTNRLTFFPKVDNQGNSYKPGDLVKVRVKDIRAFSLSGVIEN from the coding sequence ATGAATAAAGCCGACTCTGAGCGTATGGCAGGCATTCTTGAAAGGATGGGTTACAAACAAGCAGAGGAAGAATTACAGGCAGATTTAGTTCTTTACAACACTTGCACTATCAGAGATAACGCTGAGCAAAAAGTTTACAGCTATCTTGGCAGACAAGCTCTTAGAAAAAAATTATTTCCTCAGCTCAAGCTGATTGTTGCTGGTTGCGTTGCTCAACAAGAAGGTGAATCTCTACTTAGAAGAGTCCCAGAACTAGATCTCGTAATGGGACCTCAACATGCAAATCGACTAGAAACCTTGCTAAACAAAGTGGAAACAGGGCAACAAGTTTTAGCTACAGAAGAGCTTTACATCATCGAAGACTTAACCACCGCAAGAAGAGATAGTTCAATATGTGCCTGGGTAAACGTCATTTATGGATGCAATGAAAGATGCACATATTGTGTAGTCCCTTCTGTACGAGGCAAAGAACAATCAAGAACCCCTCCAGCCATAAAACGTGAAATAGAAAATCTCGCAAATACAGGTTTTAAAGAAGTGACTTTACTAGGACAAAACATTGATGCATATGGACGCGATTTACCAGGTACAACCCCTCAAGGTCGTAAAAAAAATACTCTCACTGATCTTCTTTATTACATTCATGATATTGAGGGAATTGAACGTATTCGATTTGCGACAAGTCACCCTCGTTATTTCACTTCAAGACTAATAGAGGCTTGTGCAGAACTCCCAAAAGTTTGCGAACACTTTCATATCCCTTTCCAAAGCGGTGACGATGAAATCCTCAATCAGATGAGAAGAGGATACAAAATTAAGACCTACAAAAAAATTATTGGTCGCATTCGAGAACTCATGCCTAATGCATCAATAACTGCCGATGTAATAGTTGCCTTCCCTGGAGAAACAAATGAACAATTTCAACGCTCTCTAAGCCTTGTAGAAGAGATTGGTTTTGATCAACTAAATACTGCTGCTTATTCACCAAGGCCTAATACGCCCGCAGCTTTATGGCCAAATCAAATACCAGAAGAAATAAAGATTGAAAGGCTAAGAAAACTAAATTCTCTTGTAGAAATTAAAGCTAAAGAAAGGAATGTACGCTATAAGGACAGAGTAGAAGAAGTTCTTGCTGAAAATACTAATCCAAAAGATAAACAACAATTAATGGGAAGGACTAGAACCAATCGTCTAACTTTTTTCCCTAAAGTAGACAATCAGGGTAATTCCTATAAGCCTGGGGATCTGGTAAAAGTAAGAGTGAAAGATATTCGCGCATTTTCCTTAAGTGGAGTAATTGAAAATTAA
- a CDS encoding D-alanine--D-alanine ligase family protein — MSKSKTKVCVIFGGVSGEHNVSIQSAITVVNALKQGENANRFEVISLYIDSQGRWMNNNVAKEVLSNGRKPSTNETPENLSSQGFRYFPEDIEEIDVWFPVLHGPNGEDGTIQGLLKLTGKPFVGSGVLGSALGMDKIAMKIAFASANLPQVKYFSINKNELINPHAHSLFIKRIEAKLGYPCFIKPANLGSSVGITKAYNKQQLIEGLNIAANHDPRIVIEESVTGRELECGVLGKEKMIASTVGEVKHQSDWYDYQAKYSGVSSEVLIPAPISEEISKKIQELSLLACKAISVEGIARVDFFYKEDTNHVLINEINTLPGFTMQSMYPMLWNQSGLNIEKLVAILVETAQD, encoded by the coding sequence ATGTCAAAATCTAAAACAAAAGTATGCGTCATTTTTGGAGGGGTTTCTGGGGAACACAATGTATCCATTCAATCTGCGATTACAGTAGTTAATGCATTAAAGCAAGGAGAAAATGCAAATCGCTTTGAAGTAATAAGCCTATATATAGATTCGCAAGGTAGATGGATGAATAACAATGTTGCAAAGGAAGTTTTAAGCAATGGTCGAAAACCTTCCACAAATGAAACTCCAGAAAACTTATCAAGCCAAGGTTTTAGATATTTTCCAGAAGATATAGAAGAAATAGATGTTTGGTTTCCAGTCCTTCATGGCCCAAACGGAGAAGATGGCACAATTCAGGGACTCTTAAAGTTAACAGGAAAGCCTTTCGTTGGATCTGGGGTGCTCGGTTCGGCATTAGGCATGGATAAGATTGCCATGAAAATAGCTTTTGCCTCGGCAAATTTGCCTCAAGTTAAATACTTCTCAATTAATAAAAATGAACTTATAAACCCTCATGCACATTCATTATTCATTAAAAGAATAGAAGCCAAGCTTGGATATCCATGTTTTATAAAGCCAGCCAATCTTGGTTCATCAGTTGGTATTACAAAGGCATACAACAAACAACAACTCATAGAAGGCCTAAACATTGCTGCAAATCATGACCCAAGGATAGTTATTGAGGAGAGTGTCACTGGTAGAGAACTTGAATGTGGGGTACTTGGGAAAGAGAAGATGATTGCTTCAACAGTAGGGGAAGTAAAGCATCAATCTGATTGGTATGACTATCAAGCAAAGTATTCAGGAGTCTCTAGTGAAGTCTTAATTCCTGCCCCCATATCTGAAGAGATTTCAAAGAAAATTCAAGAATTATCTTTACTTGCATGCAAAGCAATCTCAGTAGAAGGCATTGCAAGAGTTGATTTTTTCTACAAAGAAGATACTAATCATGTTTTGATTAATGAAATAAATACCTTACCTGGCTTTACCATGCAAAGCATGTATCCAATGCTCTGGAATCAATCTGGATTAAATATCGAAAAACTAGTGGCAATTTTGGTAGAAACGGCTCAAGATTGA
- the ftsZ gene encoding cell division protein FtsZ: MGMGNNLGASKVEDIQPSQNARIEVIGVGGGGSNAVNRMILSDLKGVSYRVLNTDAQALLQSSAENRVQLGQTLTRGLGAGGNPSIGQKAAEESRADLQQALEGADLVFIAAGMGGGTGTGAAPVVAEVAKETGALTVAIVTKPFGFEGRRRMRQADEGIERLAENVDTLIVIPNDRLKDVNAGAPLQEAFRNADDILRMGVKGISDIITCPGLVNVDFADVRSVMTEAGTSLLGIGFGSGRSRAVEAAQAAINSPLLEASRIDGARGCVLNITGGKDMTLEDMTTASEVIADVVDPEANIIVGAVIDPELDGEVQVTVIATGFNGSQPYKNQKSGAKLSPQAFYRQGASKEAGASIPEFLRLRQIRKDPEN, from the coding sequence ATAGGCATGGGAAACAATTTGGGGGCTTCCAAAGTTGAAGACATTCAACCAAGCCAAAACGCTCGAATTGAAGTTATCGGAGTAGGCGGTGGAGGTAGTAATGCCGTCAACCGGATGATTCTTAGTGACTTAAAAGGGGTTTCATATAGGGTTCTCAATACAGATGCTCAAGCATTACTTCAATCTTCTGCCGAAAACAGAGTGCAACTAGGCCAAACTCTCACTAGAGGGTTAGGAGCAGGAGGAAATCCAAGCATTGGCCAAAAGGCTGCAGAAGAATCCCGCGCTGATCTTCAACAAGCCTTAGAAGGTGCAGATCTGGTATTTATAGCTGCAGGGATGGGAGGAGGAACGGGGACAGGAGCAGCTCCTGTAGTTGCTGAAGTTGCAAAAGAGACTGGTGCACTGACTGTGGCAATTGTTACGAAGCCATTTGGATTTGAAGGTCGCCGTCGAATGCGTCAAGCCGATGAAGGGATTGAAAGACTTGCAGAGAATGTTGACACTCTGATTGTGATTCCCAATGACCGTCTCAAAGATGTAAATGCAGGAGCACCTCTTCAAGAAGCATTCAGAAATGCAGATGACATTCTAAGAATGGGAGTGAAAGGCATCAGTGACATAATTACATGTCCTGGTCTTGTAAATGTGGACTTCGCAGATGTCAGATCTGTAATGACAGAAGCAGGAACTTCCTTGCTTGGAATTGGTTTTGGATCAGGTCGTTCTAGAGCAGTAGAAGCTGCCCAGGCAGCAATAAACAGCCCGCTATTAGAAGCAAGTCGTATTGATGGCGCTAGAGGATGTGTATTAAATATTACTGGTGGGAAAGATATGACCCTAGAAGATATGACTACAGCATCAGAGGTGATTGCTGATGTGGTCGACCCAGAAGCAAATATTATCGTTGGAGCAGTTATTGACCCTGAACTTGACGGAGAGGTACAAGTCACTGTTATAGCAACAGGTTTCAATGGGAGCCAACCATACAAGAATCAAAAGTCAGGGGCTAAGTTATCTCCTCAAGCGTTTTATAGACAAGGTGCTAGTAAAGAAGCTGGAGCAAGCATTCCTGAGTTTCTAAGACTCCGCCAAATCAGAAAAGATCCGGAAAACTAG